A stretch of Primulina tabacum isolate GXHZ01 chromosome 13, ASM2559414v2, whole genome shotgun sequence DNA encodes these proteins:
- the LOC142522805 gene encoding uncharacterized protein LOC142522805 isoform X1 — protein sequence MAAEEDIDVSALKSQLNEIHINWNQEMKRSKSQVDALQEEITEVKAGIQGSDEDAKQELNVLWHRVKTFATLLTYLKSKARIIAVPHLAYTSCGIKQLEGVGLVDKNCVPLAGWSRNIDVSSFHNTDEDTWTALSFQKGSLDEDDLVYINELLRSVQMVANVMEGLVKRVILAESETAVEKEKVTEGMEEIKKKGVQIENMSLKLEEMEQFALGTNCILNDMRQRVEDLVEETSRQRQRAAENEQELCRVKQDFQSLKSYVSTLINVRETLISSEKQFQTIEKHFERLVAKTLQLENEKSQKESEVQKLMEENVRLSALLDKKEAQLVAMNEQCKVMALNASDI from the exons ATGGCAGCAGAAGAAGATATTGATGTGTCAGCTTTGAAATCACAGTTAAATGAAATTCACATTAACTGGAATCAGGAGATGAAAAGAAGTAAGTCGCAAGTGGATGCCTTGCAAGAGGAGATTACTGAGGTGAAGGCTGGTATACAAGGATCCGACGAAGATGCAAAGCAAGAATTAAATGTTCTTTGGCATAGAGTCAAAACGTTTGCGACATTATTGACTTACTTGAAATCAAAAGCGAGAATCATCGCGGTTCCTCATTTGGCTTATACTTCTTGTGGTATCAAGCAATTAGAAGGTGTGGGCCTTGTTGATAAAAATTGTGTACCCCTGGCTGGCTGGTCTAGGAATATAGATGTTTCTTCTTTCCATAATACAGACGAGGATACATGGACTGCCCTTAGTTTTCAGAAGGGTTCTCTTGATGAAGATGACTTGGTCTATATCAATGAATTACTTAGAAGTGTACAAATGGTTGCTAATGTAATGGAAGGACTTGTCAAGAGAGTTATTTTGGCAGAATCTGAAACTGCAGTTGAGAAGGAAAAGGTAACAGAAGGGATGGAGGAGATAAAAAAGAAAGGTGTCCAAATTGAGAACATGTCTTTAAAATTAGAGGAAATGGAGCAGTTTGCTCTTGGAACGAACTGTATTCTGaatgatatgagacagagggtTGAAGATTTGGTTGAGGAGACTTCTAGACAAAGGCAGAGAGCTGCCGAAAATGAGCAGGAGCTTTGTCGTGTTAAGCAAGACTTTCAGTCTCTTAAATCCTATGTCAGTACTTTGATTAATGTAAGGGAGACACTTATTTCATCAGAGAAACAATTTCAGACAATTGAAAAGCATTTTGAAAG GCTTGTTGCGAAGACACTCCAGTTGGAAAACGAGAAGAGTCAGAAGGAATCCGAAGTTCAGAAGCTGATGGAAGAGAACGTGAGACTGAGTGCTCTACTTGACAAAAAAGAGGCCCAACTCGTGGCCATGAATGAACAGTGCAAGGTCATGGCTCTCAATGCTTCCGACATATAG
- the LOC142522805 gene encoding uncharacterized protein LOC142522805 isoform X2: protein MKRSKSQVDALQEEITEVKAGIQGSDEDAKQELNVLWHRVKTFATLLTYLKSKARIIAVPHLAYTSCGIKQLEGVGLVDKNCVPLAGWSRNIDVSSFHNTDEDTWTALSFQKGSLDEDDLVYINELLRSVQMVANVMEGLVKRVILAESETAVEKEKVTEGMEEIKKKGVQIENMSLKLEEMEQFALGTNCILNDMRQRVEDLVEETSRQRQRAAENEQELCRVKQDFQSLKSYVSTLINVRETLISSEKQFQTIEKHFERLVAKTLQLENEKSQKESEVQKLMEENVRLSALLDKKEAQLVAMNEQCKVMALNASDI, encoded by the exons ATGAAAAGAAGTAAGTCGCAAGTGGATGCCTTGCAAGAGGAGATTACTGAGGTGAAGGCTGGTATACAAGGATCCGACGAAGATGCAAAGCAAGAATTAAATGTTCTTTGGCATAGAGTCAAAACGTTTGCGACATTATTGACTTACTTGAAATCAAAAGCGAGAATCATCGCGGTTCCTCATTTGGCTTATACTTCTTGTGGTATCAAGCAATTAGAAGGTGTGGGCCTTGTTGATAAAAATTGTGTACCCCTGGCTGGCTGGTCTAGGAATATAGATGTTTCTTCTTTCCATAATACAGACGAGGATACATGGACTGCCCTTAGTTTTCAGAAGGGTTCTCTTGATGAAGATGACTTGGTCTATATCAATGAATTACTTAGAAGTGTACAAATGGTTGCTAATGTAATGGAAGGACTTGTCAAGAGAGTTATTTTGGCAGAATCTGAAACTGCAGTTGAGAAGGAAAAGGTAACAGAAGGGATGGAGGAGATAAAAAAGAAAGGTGTCCAAATTGAGAACATGTCTTTAAAATTAGAGGAAATGGAGCAGTTTGCTCTTGGAACGAACTGTATTCTGaatgatatgagacagagggtTGAAGATTTGGTTGAGGAGACTTCTAGACAAAGGCAGAGAGCTGCCGAAAATGAGCAGGAGCTTTGTCGTGTTAAGCAAGACTTTCAGTCTCTTAAATCCTATGTCAGTACTTTGATTAATGTAAGGGAGACACTTATTTCATCAGAGAAACAATTTCAGACAATTGAAAAGCATTTTGAAAG GCTTGTTGCGAAGACACTCCAGTTGGAAAACGAGAAGAGTCAGAAGGAATCCGAAGTTCAGAAGCTGATGGAAGAGAACGTGAGACTGAGTGCTCTACTTGACAAAAAAGAGGCCCAACTCGTGGCCATGAATGAACAGTGCAAGGTCATGGCTCTCAATGCTTCCGACATATAG